One Canis lupus dingo isolate Sandy chromosome 3, ASM325472v2, whole genome shotgun sequence DNA window includes the following coding sequences:
- the MRFAP1 gene encoding MORF4 family-associated protein 1: MRPLDIVELAEPEEVEVLEPEEDFEQFLLPVINEMREDIAALTREHGRAYMRNRSKLWEMDNMLIQIKTQVEASEESALNHLQNPGDAVDGRAAKRGEKADEKAKEIAKMAEMLVELVRRIERSESS, encoded by the coding sequence ATGCGGCCCTTGGACATCGTCGAGCTGGCGGAGCCGGAGGAGGTGGAAGTGCTGGAGCCCGAGGAGGATTTCGAGCAGTTCCTGCTGCCGGTCATCAACGAGATGCGGGAGGACATCGCCGCCCTCACCCGGGAGCACGGCCGAGCCTACATGCGCAACAGGAGCAAGCTGTGGGAGATGGACAATATGCTCATCCAGATAAAAACGCAGGTGGAGGCCTCGGAGGAGAGCGCCCTGAATCACCTGCAGAATCCCGGCGACGCGGTGGACGGCAGAGCGGCCAAGAGGGGCGAGAAGGCGGACGAGAAGGCCAAGGAGATCGCGAAGATGGCAGAGATGCTGGTGGAGCTGGTGCGGCGGATAGAGAGAAGCGAGTCGTCCTGA